From Podospora bellae-mahoneyi strain CBS 112042 chromosome 3, whole genome shotgun sequence, the proteins below share one genomic window:
- the SVF1 gene encoding putative cell survival pathways protein (EggNog:ENOG503NVS8; COG:S): MFKWAQQQLANVAGTKEPIYGPEAIQSVAVEAETTPYTELTRDDLKWQAMTSTSVETQSFYLMADNGQLGFAQVIYSNVAGIHTTCQFNCKLFSLDSSKPHLWCSTQLTNPDFSEDKSSFFADDCAVELSEDGTTYTIKSMNDDRAIVNLTIKRAGPGFQVGKTGKTLFGTDLKNPWGTMRHAFWPRCTAEGTISTKEGPVDFKGKATYIMALQGMKPHHAAAKWNFVDFQGPTYTAVVMNFTTPPSYGSTEVTIGGIVKDGEIVMANCKSTVTHTKSKSDGENGWPEPETIKYTWTGTTKDGKPVEASLEGALEKRLDRIDVMAEVPGFVKQIVSSAAGTKPYIYQYYPQQQKLTLKIKVDGQEVSEQGTVFAESTFISE; this comes from the exons ATGTTCAAGTgggcgcagcagca GCTCGCCAACGTAGCCGGCACTAAGGAGCCCATCTATGGCCCTGAGGCAATCCAGTCCGTTGccgtcgaggccgagaccaCCCCCTATACCGAGCTCACCCGCGATGACCTGAAATGGCAGGCCATGACCTCGACCAGCGTCGAGACCCAGAGCTTCTACCTCATGGCTGACAACGGTCAGCTCGGGTTTGCCCAAGTCATATATAGTAACGTGGC GGGCATCCACACGACCTGCCAGTTCAACTGCAAGCTCTTTAGCCTCGATTCCTCGAAGCCCCACCTCTGGTGCTCGACccagctcaccaaccccgactTCAGCGAGGACAAGAGTAGCTTCTTCGCCGACGACTGCGCCGTCGAGCTCTCCGAGGACGGAACCACCTACACAATCAAGTCGATGAATGATGACCGGGCCATCGTCAACTTGACCATCAAGCGGGCCGGTCCCGGCTTCCAGGTCGGCAAGACGGGCAAGACGCTGTTTGGCACCGATCTCAAGAACCCATGGGGCACCATGCGCCATGCTTTCTGGCCACGCTGCACAGCCGAGGGCACCATCAGCACCAAGGAGGGACCGGTCGATTTCAAGGGCAAGGCCACGTACATCATGGCTCTCCAGGGCATGAAGCCTCACCACGCGGCAGCCAAGTGGAACTTTGTCGACTTCCAGGGTCCCACTTACACGGCTGTGGTGATGAATTTTACCACTCCTCCTTCCTACGGCTCGACCGAGGTGACGATTGGTGGCATTGtcaaggatggggagatCGTCATGGCCAACTGCAAGAGCACAGTTACTCACACCAAGTCGAAGAGCGACGGGGAGAACGGGTGGCCCGAGCCCGAGACCATCAAGTACACTTGGACGGGAACGACCAAGGATGGCAAGCCGGTCGAGGCTTCGTTGGAGGGTGCTTTGGAGAAGAGGCTCGACAGGATAGACGTCATGGCCGAGGTGCCTGGATTTGTCAAGCAAATTGTTTCGAGCGCTGCCGGAACAAAGCCTTATATCTACCAG TActacccccaacaacaaaaactcactctcaagatcaaggtcgACGGCCAAGAAGTCAGCGAGCAGGGCACCGTCTTTGCCGAGTCCACCTTTATTTCCGAGTGA
- the HHF1_3 gene encoding Histone H4 (EggNog:ENOG503P57T; COG:B), with product MPPTLPARGGPSSSKAKAVMRSVGGKAPLGVGKGKVGAKRHRRILKDTIQGITKPAIRRLARRGGVKRISGMIYEEVRKVLKDRLSVILKDITTYTEYRGAKTVTVEDVIFALRRIGRPIYGFDPETYTAPTTGMKRKAIAGASQDMDED from the exons ATGCCGCCTACTTTGCCGGCCAGAGGTGGACCCTCCTCATCGAAGGCCAAGGCGGTAATGAGGAGTGTTGGGGGGAAGGCGCCACTCGGggttgggaaagggaaggtggGGGCCAAGAGGCATAGGAGGATTTTGAAGGACACGATTCAGGGGATTA CTAAACCTGCGATTCG TCGTCTCGCCCGCCGCGGCGGCGTTAAGCGTATCTCGGGGATGATCTATGAGGAGGTCCGTAAGGTTCTCAAGGATAGGCTTTCAGTG ATCCTGAAGGATATCACTACTTATACCGAGTATCGCGGTGCGAAGACCGTCACGGTCGAGGAT GTCATCTTTGCCCTCCGCCGTATCGGTCGTCCGATCTATGGTTTTGATCCCGAGACTTATACTGCCCCTACGACGGGAATGAAGAGAAAGGCGATTGCGGGCGCGTCGCAGGATATGGATGAAGACTAA
- a CDS encoding hypothetical protein (EggNog:ENOG503P3K0; COG:S), with amino-acid sequence MKSSTYGYAYSVYDMDGSPQAVTELDLSACHPNSIVDRINAMPALKTSTAFFTFLRANLVLPHSAMSSNPSTPNLAPSSLRRSPPTPQSHSRPAMPIPTTTLDEEDEIPPLTLEVLTSKPDKTAALKLIADSIAQQRQTASSHIITHPLPLSSLIAALAITYHFFLSSSDLGTKLMILSSLVTTYLLTVRYLTSPFIRLAESITPSFLGSDSPEDQDTVIACRYGGEIIGVTVLHISRPVGQSDPNFKRHKQRGSLSSFKGGKGVIRAWTVKSRYRGKGVGGDMLREAVRLTKERCGRDGEVGFARGHANAGLIPVGGRGEDNRQGEREEEMVLPEWLNRGWLRRSERKAAQALERVVSEFGNGKRR; translated from the exons ATGAAATCCAGCACATACGGATACGCATACTCGGTCTATGACATGGACGGATCACCCCAGGCCGTCACCGAGCTCGACCTGAGCGCCTGCCACCCCAACTCCATTGTCGACAGGATTAATGCCATGCCCGCGTTGAAGACGAGTACTG CAttcttcaccttcctccgcgccaacctcgtcctcccccacaGCGCCATgtcctccaacccatcaacccccaacctagcaccctcttctctccgaaggtcaccaccaaccccccaatcccattCCCGCCCAGCAATGCCcatcccaaccaccaccctcgacgaagaagatgagaTCCCCCCCTTGACCCTCGAAGTCCTGACCTCCAAGCCCGACAAAACCGCGGCGTTGAAGCTCATCGCCGATAGCATCGCCCAACAAAGACAAACCGCCTCGAGCCAtatcatcacccaccccctccccctctcctccctcatcgccgcctTGGCCATAACctaccacttcttcctctcctcatccgacCTCGGAACAAAACTGATGATCCTTTCATCATTGGTAACGACATACCTCCTTACCGTACGgtacctcacctccccattcaTCCGCCTCGCCGAAAGCATCACCCCTTCCTTTCTCGGGTCAGACTCTCCCGAAGATCAGGACACCGTTATTGCCTGCCGGTACGGGGGGGAGATTATTGGGGTCACGGTGTTGCATATTTCCCGTCCGGTGGGGCAGTCAGATCCCAATTTCAAGAGGCATAAACAGAGGGGCAGTTTGAGTTCGTtcaagggggggaagggggtgatcAGGGCTTGGACGGTCAAGTCGAGGTAtagagggaagggggtggggggggatatGCTGAGGGAGGCGGTTAGGTTGACGAAAGAAAGAtgtgggagggatggggaggtggggtttGCGAGGGGGCATGCTAATGCGGGGTTGATTCctgtgggggggaggggggaggacaaTCGACAGggagaaagggaggaggagatggtgctGCCGGAGTGGTTGAAccgggggtggttgaggaggtcggaAAGAAAGGCGGCGCAGGcgctggagagggtggtgagtgagtttgggaatgggaagaggagatga
- a CDS encoding hypothetical protein (EggNog:ENOG503NZMN; COG:S), whose protein sequence is MDLKKPYSLLEDHSLQSSNSNHPTFRSSPPLFRHGRLLTDGGDGASFTSTSPLSQKLTDFDQDLDLDLNEQPMLSCVSQETSQEDCARHRFIVWAAVKRNESLRKHPEKKTECPLLKCNHKLTDHESMLKHLAGCRYLASGEYWCYNHMRVEHFDDIRCKKCLGHPSRAKKVLTIAKKLFHGLGHKSKKGQQGSTIDEERTHQPPPSYESISRPAPGPPLPGNATELPLTEILEADSNEIEVPMAPQQQPPPQQQQQYPTIDPQDLLVPQPIIPPSLPELDASTMEWDHTLDMAMPQIPLQMPITLQDDSMQQFGYVRPPLQLATNNPYARHQAPPRPVSRPTSTAPRSKGLSPSSSVRSTASTDTTTSNVSNDSNVSYDSTFSNLTTDSHGTTNSYDTVYSKANSLVSPISNYSGGAWSTPDGMNTNMTSPIDGAMLENPFGDAGYNYDGCPDFLHNFYSELPADFPVSSMMDDIVPDPILAMNELPMTLDLDLDHAPGPSVASNVAELPDNDNREMVEVSQPDPCCSETRSMVASAWEVLQEQVVQSMVKIQDIRGNRLARQLKSMSIQTIAERGLRTLRLYLDGFQPSTADDALCLAHLVFAFALVAYQEGTHKRVRGLYLQSLPLMGMMPEQDRSDYQQLADFIWKPEGLASSGAQRSPDTVGSMFPDSKGKSPVGHHGMRSQPPDMFRVAAWDFLDELEMKMLFGSDSHLHDLQDPAALLVKHTQDSNQNGAVNPALLRTVKPILEKLTRTFDSPDLREKLRQTFRNLTSGQTSSIRKLEIELLHAGQTTLPSSRYYDFFVPQTRQLIDEVYLVHDPALGTRRRSDYHSLGITYIENLLPDLDNFSSSCSSSSSSSPEQQQQSMDDYLNLATSSSPQPQPTPQQQPVPDDGIVEADSQCDECGYRPKGHPRWFKGSMAKHKRLKHSREPPKIYSCKYPGCTSQYKNRPDNLRQHQIEKGHFLEGEEVVVKRGSKRRRVEGGEGLNGGRE, encoded by the exons ATGGACCTCAAGAAACCCTATTCCCTCCTGGAGGACCACTCTCTCCAGTCCTCAAACTCAAATCACCCAACATTCCGgtcttcaccacccctaTTCCGCCATGGCCGTCTGTTGACAGAcggtggggatggggcgAGCTTCacttcaacctcgccccTCTCCCAGAAGCTCACTGACTTTGACCAAGACCTCGACCTGGACTTGAATGAGCAACCCATGCTGTCCTGCGT ATCCCAAGAGACGTCCCAAGAAGATTGTGCCCGACACAGATTCATCGTCTGGGCTGCCGTGAAACGCAACGAGTCTCTCAGGAAACATCCGGAAAAGAAGACGGAATGCCCCCTTCTTAAATGCAACCACAAACTCACCGATCACGAATCAATGCTCAAGCATCTGGCAGGGTGCAGATATCTTGCCTCGGGGGAATACTGGTGCTATAACCACATGAGGGTGGAGCACTTTGACGATATCAGATGCAAGAAGTGTCTCGGCCATCCATCCCGGGCGAAGAAGGTCCTCACCATAGCCAAGAAGCTTTTCCACGGCCTGGGCCACAAATCAAAAAAGGGTCAACAGGGCTCTACCATCGACGAGGAGCGGacacaccaaccaccaccgagtTACGAATCCATTTCTCGACCGGCGCCAGGTCCACCACTGCCTGGAAATGCCACCGAACTGCCCCTTACCGAGATTCTAGAAGCCGACTCCAACGAGATCGAAGTCCCCATGGcgccacaacagcaaccgccgccgcagcagcagcagcagtatcCGACGATTGATCCACAAGACCTGCTAgtcccccaacccatcataCCGCCAAGCCTCCCAGAGCTCGATGCCAGCACCATGGAGTGGGACCACACGCTTGACATGGCGATGCCCCAGATACCATTACAAATGCCGATAACATTACAGGATGACAGCATGCAGCAGTTTGGTTACGTCAGGCCGCCACTCCAGCTAGCGACAAATAATCCATACGCCCGTCACCAGGCGCCTCCTCGACCGGTGTCCCGACCAACATCGACTGCTCCACGAAGTAAAGGTCTGtcgcccagctcctcggTAAGGTCGACAGCAAGCACCGACACGACGACCAGCAACGTTAGCAACGATAGTAACGTCAGCTATGATAGCACCTTCAGCAACCTTACCACGGACAGTCATGGGACCACCAACTCTTACGATACTGTTTACAGCAAAGCCAACTCATTGGTCTCTCCCATCTCGAACTATAGCGGTGGGGCCTGGTCGACACCGGACGGCATGAACACAAACATGACGTCCCCCATCGACGGTGCCATGCTCGAAAATCCCTTTGGCGACGCCGGTTACAACTACGATGGATGCCCGGATTTCCTGCACAACTTCTACTCCGAGTTGCCAGCGGACTTTCCGGTTTCCTcgatgatggatgatatTGTTCCAGACCCTATCCTGGCGATGAATGAACTCCCAATGACACTCGATCTCGATCTCGATCACGCCCCAGGGCCCTCGGTGGCAAGCAATGTGGCCGAGCTGcccgacaacgacaacagggagatggtggaagTTTCGCAACCCGATCCATGCTGCTCAGAAACGAGGTCGATGGTCGCCTCAGCCTGGGAAGTACTGCAGGAGCAGGTCGTGCAATCGATGGTCAAAATCCAGGACATCCGAGGAAATCGACTTGCGCGGCAGCTCAAGTCCATGTCGATTCAGACGATAGCGGAGAGGGGGCTGCGGACTTTGCGCTTGTACCTTGATGGGTTTCAGCCATCGACTGCGGACGACGCGCTGTGCCTGGCGCATCTCGTGTTTGCGTTTGCCTTGGTTGCGTATCAGGAGGGAACGCACAAACGTGTGAGGGGACTATATCTCCAGTCTCTTCCGCTCATGGGCATGATGCCAGAGCAGGACCGTTCGGATTACCAGCAACTGGCCGACTTCATCTGGAAGCCCGAGGGTCTAGCATCGTCTGGTGCCCAGAGAAGCCCGGATACGGTCGGCAGCATGTTTCCAGATTCCAAGGGGAAATCGCCAGTCGGCCACCATGGGATGAGATCGCAGCCGCCAGATATGTTTCGTGTGGCTGCTTGGGATTTCCTTGATG AACTCGAAATGAAAATGCTCTTCGGGTCCGACTCCCACCTCCACGATCTGCAAGACCCGGCGgctctcctcgtcaaacACACCCAAGACTCAAACCAAAACGGAGCGGTGAACCCGGCCCTCCTACGAACAGTGAAACCCATCCTAGAAAAACTCACCCGGACCTTTGACAGCCCCGACCTGCGAGAGAAGCTCAGACAAACATTCCGAAACTTGACCTCTGGGCAAACTTCCAGCATCCGCAAACTCGAAATCGAACTCCTCCACGCCGGccaaaccaccctcccctcctctcggTACTACGACTTCTTCGtcccccaaacccgccaGCTCATCGACGAAGTCTACCTCGTCCACGACCCCGCCCTGGGAACCCGCCGGCGAAGCGACTACCACAGCCTGGGCATCACTTACATTgagaacctcctccccgacctcgacaacttttcttcttcttgttcttcttcttcttcttcttctccagagcagcagcaacaatcAATGGATGATTACCTCAACCttgccacctcctcctccccacaaccacaaccaaccccccagcagcaaccggtACCAGACGACGGAATCGTCGAAGCCGACTCCCAATGCGACGAGTGCGGCTACCGGCCAAAGGGACACCCAAGGTGGTTCAAAGGAAGCATGGCCAAGCACAAGAGACTGAAGCACAGCCGCGAGCCGCCCAAGATTTACAGCTGCAAGTACCCCGGCTGCACGAGCCAGTACAAGAACCGGCCGGACAACCTGAGGCAGCATCAGATTGAGAAGGGGCattttttggagggggaggaggtggtggttaaGAGGGGGAgtaagaggaggagggtggaagggggagaggggttgaatggggggagggaataA
- the RBK1 gene encoding putative ribokinase (COG:G; EggNog:ENOG503NX2B) yields the protein MSSQIPRITILGSLNTDLVAYVPHHPLPGETLTATSFLTSPGGKGSNQAVACAKLSRPRDLSSPSAHVSMVGAVGSDSNGDLLLSNLATHGVDSSLVTKLPNKKTGIAMIVVEAETGQNRIIISGEANHQVGEEYVTQGGWLDKTDLLIMQLEIPMGTVLKAVEEAKRRGVDVLLNPAPAKILPDGVYDGLRHLIVNETEAAILGGVEEKELDTLEGLERVGKGFVGKGVENFVATLGGGGSGLIEAEKGVKVVDTTGAGDTFVGRYALEAARARKEGGEFDIGGAVGRANKAAAVTVTREGAARSIPWRDEVE from the exons atgtcctcccaaatcccccgCATAACAATCCTCGgctccctcaacaccgacCTAGTAGCCTAcgtcccccaccaccccctcccaggcGAAACCCTAACCgcaacctccttcctcacctccccaggcGGCAAAGGTTCCAACCAAGCCGTCGCCTGCGCCAAGCTCTCCCGCCCCCgcgacctctcctccccctccgctcACGTCTCCATGGTCGGCGCCGTAGGCTCCGACTCCAACGGCGACCTTTTGTTGTCTAACCTCGCCACCCACGGGGTCGACTCCTCCCTGGTAACCAAACTCCCCAACAAGAAAACTGGCATCGCCATGATCGTCGTGGAGGCGGAAACAGGCCAAAACAGAATCATCATCTCCGGAGAGGCGAACCACCAAGTAGGGGAGGAGTACGTTACacagggggggtggttggacAAGACCGATTTGTTGATCATGCAACTCGAAATTCCGATGGGGACTGTACTCAaagcggtggaggaggcgaagagaCGGGGGGTGGATGTTTTGCTCAATCCGGCGCCGGCGAAGATTCTGCCGGATGGGGTTTATGACGGGTTGAGGCATTTGATTGTGAATGAGACGGAGGCTGCCAttcttgggggggttgaggaaaAGGAGCTGGATAcgctggaggggttggagagggttgggaaagggttcgtggggaagggggtggagaatTTTGTTGCTAcgcttgggggaggggg gagtgGGTTGATCGAAGCCGAGAAGGGGGTCAAGGTTGTTGATACTACTGGGGCGGGGGATACGTTTGTGGGGAGGTATGCGCTTGAGGctgcgagggcgaggaaggaagggggggagtttGATAttgggggggcggtgggaaGGGCGAAtaaggcggcggcggtgacggttACGAGGGAAGGGGCGGCGAGGAGCATTCCTTggagggatgaggttgagtAG